Proteins from a single region of Spodoptera frugiperda isolate SF20-4 chromosome 8, AGI-APGP_CSIRO_Sfru_2.0, whole genome shotgun sequence:
- the LOC118275613 gene encoding uncharacterized protein LOC118275613 isoform X2, which produces MLLKIYIGAIMLLILLQVIHLSARIGRHRTKSMHKPKAEKRSICVGSKWKTVGSYRFWQRVACAQRRSNDTGPTTDVMDLLPSEEAGPARDMVYDPNYGHEPYWADGGWVFDKFVPNKTGSKYICGVRCALMFLEYGKICAQNKNNDRKTFESFCAMKSFDCHDRDRWTPLYRGECYRNLLPFFTKGGKALGVPALREQAT; this is translated from the exons atgcTCCTTAAAATATACATCGGCGCTATTATGTTATTGATACTTT TGCAAGTCATACATTTGAGCGCAAGAATCGGCAGACACAGAACAAAAAGCATGCATAAACCGAAAGCGGAGAAACGCAGCATATGTGTGGGAAGCAAGTGGAAGACCGTGGGCTCGTACAGGTTCTGGCAGCGAGTGGCGTGTGCGCAGCGCAG GAGTAACGACACGGGCCCAACTACGGACGTCATGGACTTGCTGCCGAGCGAGGAGGCGGGCCCGGCGCGGGACATGGTCTACGACCCCAACTACGGGCACGAGCCGTACTGGGCCGACGGCGGCTGGGTGTTCGACAAGTTCGTCCCCAATAAAACAGGATCCAAGTATATTTGCGGGGTGCGGTGTGCCCTGATGTTCCTCGA atACGGCAAAATTTGTGCACAGAACAAAAATAATGACAGGAAAACATTTGAAAGTTTTTGCGCTATGAAGAGTTTCGACTGCCATGATAGAGAca GATGGACACCGCTGTACAGAGGAGAATGCTACAGAAATTTACTACCTTTCTTCACCAAAGGTGGGAAAGCACTAGGCGTCCCAGCGCTAAGGGAGCAAGCCACATAA
- the LOC118275613 gene encoding uncharacterized protein LOC118275613 isoform X1 gives MLLKIYIGAIMLLILLQVIHLSARIGRHRTKSMHKPKAEKRSICVGSKWKTVGSYRFWQRVACAQRRSNDTGPTTDVMDLLPSEEAGPARDMVYDPNYGHEPYWADGGWVFDKFVPNKTGSKYICGVRCALMFLEYGKICAQNKNNDRKTFESFCAMKSFDCHDRDKWTPLYRGDCYRDLRPFYTWNAVGRAKSAINEVSKRHKHLDPYVGPATE, from the exons atgcTCCTTAAAATATACATCGGCGCTATTATGTTATTGATACTTT TGCAAGTCATACATTTGAGCGCAAGAATCGGCAGACACAGAACAAAAAGCATGCATAAACCGAAAGCGGAGAAACGCAGCATATGTGTGGGAAGCAAGTGGAAGACCGTGGGCTCGTACAGGTTCTGGCAGCGAGTGGCGTGTGCGCAGCGCAG GAGTAACGACACGGGCCCAACTACGGACGTCATGGACTTGCTGCCGAGCGAGGAGGCGGGCCCGGCGCGGGACATGGTCTACGACCCCAACTACGGGCACGAGCCGTACTGGGCCGACGGCGGCTGGGTGTTCGACAAGTTCGTCCCCAATAAAACAGGATCCAAGTATATTTGCGGGGTGCGGTGTGCCCTGATGTTCCTCGA atACGGCAAAATTTGTGCACAGAACAAAAATAATGACAGGAAAACATTTGAAAGTTTTTGCGCTATGAAGAGTTTCGACTGCCATGATAGAGAca AATGGACACCGCTGTACAGAGGAGATTGCTACAGAGATTTAAGGCCTTTCTACACCTGGAATGCTGTGGGTAGAGCAAAAAGCGCTATTAACGAAGTCAGCAAGCGACACAAACATCTTGATCCCTACGTTGGCCCTGCCACAGAATAA
- the LOC118275577 gene encoding uncharacterized protein LOC118275577 yields the protein MDSRASVLLLELIMLWSAILSEYGRSQSKDETTMSLVLKEKKKRFQFKYNPNKGYEPYWVGGEHILTSTTPGRGTTTTTPPPICNYDCNYIYQKITAVCAVYIDALPKVVCGACTGKPGGNLEYDITKAYYTMKYCDFLAVQCKQDILGKARIMYVHFGACKTDKEINKPLWEPSQVVSRMQWYLNSFDKQEDPLITKAMTTPKRKKQKSSDKKS from the exons ATGGACTCGCGTGCGTCTGTACTGCTGTTGGAGTTAATAA TGCTGTGGAGCGCCATATTATCTGAATATGGAAG GTCGCAATCCAAGGACGAGACCACGATGAGTCTGGTGTTGAAGGAGAAAAAGAAACGTTTCCAATTTAAATACAACCCTAATAAAGGCTACGAGCCGTACTGGGTGGGCGGCGAGCACATACTGACCAGCACCACGCCGGGCCGCGGCACCACCACCACGACACCGCCCCCCATCTGCAACTACGACTGCAACTACATCTACCAGAA GATAACTGCCGTCTGTGCGGTCTACATCGACGCTCTGCCCAAGGTTGTGTGTGGCGCGTGCACTGGGAAACCTGGGGGTAATTTAGAATATGACATAACGAAAGCTTATTACACTATGAAATATTGTGATTTCCTTGCTGTACAGTGTAAGCAAGATATTCTTGGTAAAGCAc GAATTATGTATGTTCATTTCGGCGCGTGTAAAACTGATAAGGAAATAAACAAGCCACTGTGGGAGCCTTCGCAAGTAGTCAGCAGAATGCAGTGGTACCTGAATAGCTTTGACAAACAAGAAGATCCACTCATAACGAAGGCGATGACGACGCCGAAGAGGAAGAAACAGAAGTCATCAGacaaaaaatcctaa